A genomic stretch from Methylorubrum extorquens includes:
- a CDS encoding oxidoreductase, 2Fe-2S subunit (Evidence 2b : Function from indirect experimental evidences (e.g. phenotypes); PubMedId : 16377905; Product type e : enzyme) encodes MTFRLTLTVNGEPRAIELDDPRVTLLDLLRERLGLTGSKKGCDRGQCGACTVLLNGRRINSCLALAVSLDGAEVLTIEGLAVGEQLHPVQAAFIEHDGFQCGFCTPGQIMSAVGLIREGHAGDDPERVREGMSGNLCRCGAYIGITEAVLDAQARSAGVGQGEAA; translated from the coding sequence ATGACGTTTCGTCTGACGCTGACCGTCAACGGTGAACCGCGCGCAATCGAACTCGACGATCCGCGCGTCACCCTCCTCGATCTCCTTCGTGAACGGCTCGGCCTCACCGGCTCGAAGAAGGGCTGCGACCGGGGCCAATGCGGCGCCTGCACCGTTCTGCTGAACGGGCGGCGGATCAATTCCTGCCTTGCGCTCGCCGTGAGCCTGGACGGGGCCGAGGTTCTGACCATCGAAGGCTTGGCGGTGGGCGAGCAGCTTCACCCGGTCCAGGCCGCCTTCATCGAGCATGACGGCTTCCAGTGCGGCTTCTGCACGCCGGGGCAGATCATGAGCGCCGTCGGGCTGATCCGCGAGGGCCATGCGGGCGACGATCCCGAGCGGGTGCGCGAAGGGATGAGCGGCAATCTCTGCCGTTGTGGCGCCTATATCGGCATCACCGAGGCCGTGCTCGACGCCCAGGCCCGCAGTGCCGGCGTCGGTCAAGGAGAGGCTGCGTGA
- a CDS encoding putative ABC transporter, fused ATPase and permease domains (Evidence 3 : Putative function from multiple computational evidences; Product type t : transporter): MSLSSPRRADVVRRVLAFVVRGWRRRLGLVSALVAAITVATLADVMLPLYAGRLVDALAGAERQAALKAALPAFAIMTALSLATVLLRHVAWSLVVPLTLGTMSDIASQSFARVQRFSTEWHANTFSGSTVRKISRGMWALDGLNDVLLLSILPSVVVLLGTTVVLGLHWPAMGAVIGLGTLAYVGTAVFLATRVIAPAATLSNALDTRLGGALSDTIGNNAVVKAFGAEAREDERLARVLSKWRRRTRRTWMIVTWSGTLQLGLLLAFRSAIVATALWLWWQGQATPGEVAYVLTTYFVVHGYLRDIGGHINHLQRSVNEMEELVALEAEPVGVADRPGAVPLAVSGGAIRFDAVRFHYGTHGTPLYDGLSVTIPAGQRVGLVGRSGSGKTTFVKLIQRLYDVSGGHVLIDGQDVAGATQASLRAQVAIVPQEPVLFHRSLAENIAYARPGASPEEIERAARLANAHDFIARLPKGYATLVGERGVKLSGGERQRVALARAFLADAPILILDEATSSLDSESEALVQEAMERLMRGRTALVIAHRLSTVRALDRILVFDRGRVVEDGAHAALMRRPNGAYRALFERQSELAENA, translated from the coding sequence ATGTCCCTGTCTTCTCCCAGGCGCGCGGACGTTGTCCGCCGCGTCCTTGCCTTCGTTGTCCGTGGCTGGCGTCGGCGCCTCGGCCTCGTCTCCGCCCTCGTGGCCGCGATCACGGTCGCTACTTTGGCCGACGTGATGCTGCCGCTCTATGCCGGGCGCCTCGTCGATGCCCTCGCCGGTGCCGAGCGCCAAGCCGCCCTGAAGGCCGCACTGCCGGCTTTCGCCATCATGACCGCGCTGAGCCTCGCGACGGTGCTGTTGCGCCATGTCGCTTGGAGCCTCGTGGTGCCGCTGACGCTCGGCACGATGTCCGACATCGCGAGCCAGAGCTTCGCCCGCGTCCAGCGCTTCTCGACCGAGTGGCACGCCAACACCTTCTCCGGCTCGACCGTGCGCAAGATCTCGCGCGGGATGTGGGCTCTCGACGGGCTCAACGACGTTCTGCTGCTCTCGATTCTGCCTTCCGTCGTCGTGCTCTTGGGCACGACCGTGGTGCTCGGCCTGCACTGGCCGGCGATGGGCGCGGTGATCGGGCTCGGCACGCTCGCCTATGTCGGCACCGCCGTGTTCCTGGCGACGCGGGTGATCGCGCCTGCGGCGACGCTCTCGAATGCCCTCGACACGCGGCTCGGCGGCGCGCTCAGCGACACGATCGGCAACAACGCGGTGGTGAAGGCGTTCGGCGCCGAGGCACGGGAGGACGAGCGGCTCGCGCGCGTCTTGTCGAAGTGGCGGCGGCGCACCCGACGCACCTGGATGATCGTAACGTGGAGCGGCACCCTTCAGCTCGGGCTGCTGCTGGCCTTCCGCAGCGCCATCGTCGCCACGGCCCTGTGGCTGTGGTGGCAGGGTCAGGCGACCCCCGGCGAAGTCGCTTACGTGCTCACCACCTACTTCGTGGTGCACGGCTATCTCCGCGACATCGGCGGGCACATCAACCACCTGCAACGCTCGGTCAACGAGATGGAGGAACTGGTCGCCCTGGAAGCCGAGCCCGTGGGCGTCGCCGACCGTCCGGGCGCGGTGCCGCTCGCTGTGAGTGGCGGCGCGATCCGCTTCGACGCGGTGCGCTTCCACTACGGCACCCACGGCACGCCGCTCTATGACGGGCTGTCGGTCACGATTCCCGCCGGCCAGCGCGTCGGCCTCGTCGGGCGTTCCGGATCGGGCAAGACGACCTTCGTCAAGCTGATCCAGCGGCTCTACGACGTGAGCGGCGGGCACGTGCTCATCGACGGGCAGGACGTGGCGGGCGCGACGCAGGCGAGCCTGCGGGCGCAGGTCGCCATCGTCCCGCAGGAGCCGGTGCTGTTCCACCGCTCGCTCGCCGAGAACATCGCCTATGCCCGGCCCGGCGCCTCGCCCGAAGAGATCGAGCGGGCGGCGCGGCTCGCCAACGCGCACGACTTCATCGCGCGGCTGCCGAAGGGCTACGCCACGCTGGTGGGCGAGCGCGGCGTCAAGCTCTCCGGCGGCGAGCGGCAGCGGGTGGCGCTGGCCCGCGCCTTCCTCGCGGATGCGCCGATCCTGATCCTGGACGAGGCGACGTCTAGCCTCGATTCGGAATCGGAGGCGCTGGTGCAGGAGGCGATGGAGCGGCTGATGCGCGGGCGCACCGCGCTCGTCATCGCGCACCGTCTCTCGACGGTGCGCGCCCTCGACCGCATCCTCGTGTTCGACCGGGGCCGCGTCGTCGAGGACGGGGCGCATGCCGCGCTGATGCGACGCCCGAACGGGGCCTACCGCGCCCTGTTCGAGCGGCAATCGGAACTGGCGGAGAACGCGTGA
- a CDS encoding conserved protein of unknown function (Evidence 4 : Unknown function but conserved in other organisms), with translation MRILFVCGRARTRSPTAEQVFSRWPGLETASAGVSDDADEPVEADHLAWAEIIVVMERAHRRKLMRRFGSALRHARIVCLDVRDDYAFMEPALVRMLEARAGRLLPPGSKPG, from the coding sequence GTGAGGATCCTGTTCGTCTGCGGCCGGGCGCGCACCCGCAGCCCGACCGCCGAGCAGGTGTTTTCGCGATGGCCCGGCCTGGAGACGGCCTCGGCAGGTGTCTCGGACGACGCGGACGAGCCCGTGGAGGCCGATCACCTCGCCTGGGCCGAGATCATCGTGGTGATGGAGCGCGCGCATCGGCGCAAGTTGATGCGCCGCTTCGGGTCGGCTCTCCGGCATGCCCGGATCGTCTGCCTCGATGTGCGCGATGACTACGCCTTCATGGAGCCGGCCCTGGTGCGCATGCTCGAAGCGCGGGCGGGGCGGCTCCTGCCGCCTGGAAGCAAGCCCGGTTGA
- the cysC gene encoding Adenylyl-sulfate kinase yields the protein MTLYAGPPSNPTWQALTWQPLQPRERRWAQMGQRPAIAWMTGLSGAGKSTIADAVDRALTEAGRSTMVLDGDNLRQGLNRDLGFTAADRIENIRRAAEAARLMAEAGLVVIVSLISPFRAERADARAIVGDIPFLEVFIDTPLSVCEARDPKGLYDQARAGKIPNFTGISAPYEAPTEPDLALQTRGHAVADSAQPLIAALFRLSAHAPGRPA from the coding sequence ATGACGCTATACGCAGGCCCCCCGTCGAACCCGACTTGGCAGGCCCTGACTTGGCAGCCGCTGCAACCGCGTGAGAGACGTTGGGCGCAAATGGGACAGCGTCCGGCCATCGCGTGGATGACGGGTCTGTCCGGTGCCGGCAAATCGACCATTGCTGATGCGGTCGATCGCGCGCTGACGGAAGCGGGCCGGAGCACCATGGTGCTTGATGGCGACAACCTGCGTCAAGGCCTTAACCGTGATCTCGGCTTCACCGCGGCCGACCGGATTGAGAACATCCGCCGGGCCGCCGAGGCCGCCCGCCTCATGGCAGAGGCCGGGCTCGTCGTGATCGTCTCCCTGATCTCGCCGTTTCGCGCGGAGCGTGCCGACGCCCGGGCGATCGTGGGCGACATCCCCTTCCTAGAAGTGTTCATCGACACGCCGCTCTCGGTCTGTGAGGCCCGCGACCCCAAGGGCCTCTACGATCAAGCGCGAGCAGGCAAGATTCCCAACTTCACCGGGATCTCGGCCCCCTACGAGGCACCGACTGAACCGGACCTCGCGCTCCAGACCCGTGGCCACGCTGTCGCAGACTCCGCCCAGCCGCTCATCGCCGCGCTGTTCCGCCTGAGCGCCCATGCGCCGGGCAGGCCGGCCTAG
- a CDS encoding oxidoreductase, FAD-binding subunit; putative molybdopterin oxidoreductase, xanthine dehydrogenase family (Evidence 2b : Function from indirect experimental evidences (e.g. phenotypes); Product type e : enzyme), translating to MNRFDYVRPGSIAEAVAAAAEPGAAYLAAGTNLLDLMKGGITRPGRLVDVTHLPGLDRIEHLPDGGVRIGALVRNSDLAYDPHVSKAHPAVAEALLSGASAQLRNAATVAGNILQRTRCPYFYDPASACNKRDPGAGCEARGGETRLHAVLGWSEHCIATHPSDFCVPLVSLDATVEIEGRAGAREVPLDALYRQPDDRPDRETVLEPGDLIVALRLPADAASFAVHSRYLKVRDRTSYAFAVVSAAASLRLEGGRIGEARIALGGVALKPWRARAAEAVLAGAELSKWRFREAADAALAEALPSGDNAYKIELARRLIVRALTLAAAGTPERMPALPASAFSGDALHA from the coding sequence GTGAACCGCTTCGACTATGTCCGCCCCGGCAGCATCGCCGAAGCCGTCGCCGCAGCTGCCGAACCGGGCGCGGCCTATCTCGCGGCCGGCACCAACCTGCTCGACCTGATGAAGGGCGGCATCACCCGCCCCGGCCGCCTCGTGGATGTCACACATCTGCCCGGCCTCGACCGGATCGAGCACTTGCCGGATGGGGGCGTACGCATCGGCGCGCTCGTGCGCAACAGCGACCTCGCCTACGATCCGCACGTCTCGAAAGCGCACCCCGCCGTAGCCGAAGCCCTCCTGTCGGGCGCCTCGGCGCAACTGCGCAACGCGGCGACCGTGGCTGGCAACATACTGCAGCGGACCCGCTGCCCCTACTTCTACGACCCGGCCAGCGCCTGCAACAAACGCGATCCCGGCGCCGGCTGCGAGGCACGCGGCGGCGAGACGCGGCTTCACGCCGTGCTCGGCTGGAGCGAGCACTGCATCGCCACCCACCCCTCCGACTTCTGCGTCCCGTTGGTGTCACTCGACGCCACCGTCGAGATCGAGGGCAGAGCCGGCGCCCGCGAGGTGCCGCTCGACGCACTCTACCGCCAGCCGGACGACCGGCCGGACCGGGAGACGGTGCTGGAACCCGGCGACCTCATCGTCGCCCTGCGCCTGCCGGCGGACGCCGCAAGTTTTGCCGTGCATTCCCGCTACCTCAAGGTCCGCGACCGTACCTCCTACGCCTTCGCCGTGGTTTCGGCCGCGGCCTCGCTTCGGCTTGAGGGCGGGCGGATCGGCGAGGCGCGGATCGCGCTGGGCGGCGTCGCGCTCAAGCCGTGGCGCGCCCGCGCCGCCGAGGCGGTGCTGGCCGGCGCGGAACTGAGCAAGTGGCGTTTTCGTGAGGCGGCGGATGCGGCCCTGGCCGAGGCTCTGCCGTCCGGCGACAACGCCTACAAGATCGAGCTGGCCCGCCGCCTGATCGTACGGGCGCTGACCCTTGCCGCGGCCGGCACCCCGGAGCGCATGCCGGCGCTTCCGGCATCCGCCTTCTCGGGAGACGCGCTCCATGCCTGA
- a CDS encoding protein of unknown function (Evidence 5 : Unknown function) — protein MPLSAESYAWADLYQTLRIGPPFGIDRAGRVRTGRRSMVVGIVFRRAGIAVAPAGIA, from the coding sequence GTGCCGCTCTCCGCCGAGTCATACGCTTGGGCGGACCTGTATCAGACGTTGCGAATCGGACCCCCGTTCGGTATCGATCGAGCCGGTCGCGTTCGAACAGGGAGACGCAGCATGGTTGTCGGCATCGTCTTCCGTCGTGCAGGAATCGCTGTGGCGCCTGCCGGAATCGCTTAG